From Leptospira limi, one genomic window encodes:
- a CDS encoding DUF2938 domain-containing protein, with protein sequence MDHLIGITIQTILIGVGATMAMDLWRFFLQKTFQVNSLDLGLLGRWVGHCVKGKFFHSPIVKSAVIPGEIIIGWFSHYAIGIFFASLLPIIWGVNWLENPSLKEPVLLGLLTILAPWFLMQPAMGIGIAASKTPKPFQVRIRNIAIHTVYGLGLYGTALLTHVYLR encoded by the coding sequence ATGGATCACCTGATAGGAATAACAATTCAGACAATTTTGATTGGGGTTGGTGCTACGATGGCGATGGATCTATGGAGGTTTTTTTTACAAAAGACATTTCAGGTAAACTCATTGGATCTTGGACTTTTGGGTAGATGGGTAGGACATTGTGTAAAAGGTAAATTCTTTCATTCACCAATTGTGAAATCTGCGGTAATTCCGGGAGAGATAATCATTGGTTGGTTTTCACATTATGCGATAGGAATTTTTTTTGCTAGTTTGTTGCCCATCATCTGGGGAGTGAATTGGTTAGAAAATCCTTCCTTGAAAGAACCAGTTCTTTTGGGTCTCTTGACCATTCTTGCACCTTGGTTTTTGATGCAACCTGCTATGGGTATTGGCATCGCGGCATCAAAAACGCCAAAACCATTTCAAGTTAGAATTCGAAATATTGCCATCCATACTGTTTATGGACTTGGTTTATACGGAACAGCACTTCTAACACATGTTTATTTGCGTTAA
- a CDS encoding ArsR/SmtB family transcription factor, with protein sequence MSEIASMLGNESRLILLQLLAEGEKSVEILSEESGIPVANTSQHLQALKKANLVITRRDGKRILYRWESGPMKELFLALEKFAIYSTAQDDHSNLKSKGRNTELSTSELQKKMKKGGILLIDVRSKEEYKKGHIPEAVNIPYNELETYKFPKNKELIVYCRGPLCLLSVNALNFLQARELSVTRYGGGFRNWESGEI encoded by the coding sequence ATGAGCGAAATCGCGAGTATGCTCGGGAATGAATCACGATTAATTTTGCTTCAGCTTCTGGCAGAAGGGGAAAAATCGGTAGAAATTCTTTCTGAAGAATCCGGTATCCCGGTTGCAAACACGTCCCAACACCTACAAGCGCTAAAAAAAGCAAATCTAGTCATCACAAGACGGGATGGAAAAAGGATACTGTATCGTTGGGAATCAGGTCCAATGAAGGAACTATTCTTAGCATTGGAAAAATTTGCAATCTACAGCACTGCCCAAGATGACCATTCAAATCTAAAATCAAAAGGCAGAAACACTGAGTTATCAACCTCTGAATTGCAAAAGAAAATGAAAAAAGGAGGAATCCTCCTGATTGATGTCCGCTCTAAAGAAGAGTATAAAAAAGGACATATACCAGAAGCTGTAAACATTCCTTACAATGAATTGGAAACATATAAATTTCCCAAAAACAAAGAGCTGATTGTATACTGCCGAGGACCTTTGTGTTTATTGTCTGTGAATGCGTTGAATTTTTTGCAAGCTCGCGAACTTAGTGTTACACGATATGGTGGAGGATTTAGAAACTGGGAATCAGGAGAAATCTAA
- a CDS encoding RNA recognition motif domain-containing protein — protein MSTNIYVGNLSYEMTESKLNELFSVHGSVSSAKIITDQYTGGSKGFGFIEMKDRNEADKAISDLNGKNILNREMKVNIAKPKTNNWN, from the coding sequence ATGTCAACAAATATCTATGTAGGTAACCTCTCTTACGAAATGACGGAATCAAAACTTAACGAACTTTTTTCAGTTCATGGTTCTGTTTCTTCTGCTAAAATCATCACTGACCAGTACACTGGCGGATCAAAAGGTTTTGGTTTTATCGAAATGAAGGATCGTAATGAAGCTGACAAAGCTATCAGCGATTTAAACGGAAAAAATATTCTCAATCGTGAAATGAAAGTGAATATTGCAAAACCAAAAACTAACAACTGGAACTAA
- a CDS encoding fatty acid desaturase yields the protein MFLLNQMGKQKNKEIHGSSSGTKHVTINGTTIEAFRNENILSAALRQGIDFPHSCRVGGCATCKCQLVDGKVKELTETGYLLTDEELNKGYVLACQSIPQTDVSIQVENKTTYSGTVIQQNVLTEDICEISIQLDTKLIFQAGQYVSLSIEGMDVERNYSIANAPNQKRIVKFIVRKVPNGKLSNYIWNENLLGKKAKLKGPFGNFYLRDSKKPILMVVGGSGLAPILAMLEEGILKGTKRPLTLLFGARKKEDLYKIREIKKIQKVWKGKFTFVPILSEEPKGNSWKGERGLVTSKIKDHLTKTTEVYLCGPPPMVDSATSELFKLGIQKESIFADRFTTIDHSLSLNIDDKNSKRKAGLFDYLKFFLFHIVGLSSVVSILMGGYYTTIGFFSLLLFYIFGDAISGDDKHTPNYTNPQILTFQLWMALPILCLIFFCSIWTVSPIDTFGFGSWLTQIIGYDFNFAKLNTSPLVHVYAIIFTGLMIGLVGTITAHELTHRTWDPISMFIGRWLLAFSFDTIFSIEHVYGHHRYVSTTEDPATAPRGRNVYYHILVSTIKGNLSAWNIELKRLKRKNVPTLSYHNAFLRGHLMSVSLVVLAYSLGGMPGMFFYIVSGLFGKSLLEIVNYMEHYGMVRLPEEPVQPRHSWNTNKRISSWTMFNLTRHSHHHAQGEVPYQDLKPYPNAPMMISGYLTTIVIALIPPLWHYLMIPKVKEWDQKFASQEELELVKIANRTSGISEFVNSNRNQSPLQSKG from the coding sequence ATGTTTCTCTTAAATCAAATGGGCAAACAAAAAAATAAGGAGATCCATGGATCCTCCTCTGGTACCAAACACGTAACAATCAATGGAACTACAATTGAAGCTTTTCGGAATGAAAATATTCTCAGTGCGGCACTACGGCAAGGGATTGATTTCCCACATAGTTGTCGTGTTGGAGGCTGTGCAACTTGTAAGTGTCAACTTGTGGATGGGAAGGTAAAGGAACTTACCGAAACTGGGTATTTATTGACTGATGAAGAATTGAATAAAGGTTACGTCCTTGCTTGCCAAAGCATTCCACAAACTGATGTTAGTATCCAAGTTGAAAACAAAACCACTTATTCAGGAACAGTTATCCAACAAAATGTTTTAACTGAGGATATCTGCGAAATCTCCATCCAATTGGATACAAAACTGATTTTCCAAGCAGGCCAATATGTTTCGCTATCAATCGAAGGGATGGACGTCGAAAGAAATTACTCCATCGCAAATGCACCAAATCAGAAACGAATTGTTAAGTTCATAGTACGTAAAGTTCCCAATGGAAAATTATCAAATTATATATGGAATGAGAATTTATTGGGGAAAAAAGCAAAACTCAAAGGTCCATTTGGCAATTTTTATCTAAGAGATTCCAAAAAACCAATACTTATGGTTGTTGGAGGTAGTGGACTTGCACCAATACTTGCTATGTTAGAGGAAGGGATTTTGAAAGGCACAAAAAGGCCACTCACCTTACTTTTCGGTGCACGCAAAAAAGAAGATTTATACAAGATAAGAGAAATCAAAAAAATTCAAAAAGTTTGGAAAGGGAAATTTACCTTTGTTCCAATCCTTTCTGAAGAACCAAAAGGTAATTCTTGGAAAGGGGAAAGAGGTCTTGTCACATCAAAAATCAAAGACCACCTAACAAAAACGACTGAAGTTTATTTATGTGGACCCCCACCAATGGTTGATTCTGCAACAAGTGAATTATTCAAATTGGGAATTCAAAAAGAGTCAATCTTTGCCGATCGATTTACAACCATTGATCATAGTCTTAGTTTGAACATAGATGACAAAAATTCTAAACGCAAAGCTGGATTGTTTGATTATCTAAAATTCTTTTTGTTTCATATTGTAGGACTCTCATCTGTCGTGAGTATCCTTATGGGAGGATACTATACTACGATTGGATTTTTTTCCTTACTCTTATTTTACATTTTTGGAGATGCAATTTCAGGAGATGACAAACATACTCCAAATTATACAAATCCTCAAATTCTTACGTTTCAACTTTGGATGGCATTACCAATTTTATGCCTTATCTTTTTTTGTTCCATTTGGACCGTGAGTCCCATTGATACTTTTGGTTTTGGATCTTGGTTAACACAAATAATTGGATACGATTTTAATTTTGCTAAATTGAATACATCTCCCCTCGTCCATGTGTATGCGATCATTTTCACTGGATTGATGATTGGACTCGTAGGAACCATTACAGCACATGAATTAACCCATCGCACATGGGATCCCATTTCTATGTTCATTGGTCGTTGGTTATTGGCTTTTAGTTTTGATACTATCTTTTCAATTGAACATGTCTATGGGCACCATCGTTATGTTTCCACGACAGAAGATCCAGCCACAGCTCCTCGCGGAAGGAATGTGTATTACCATATCCTTGTTTCGACCATCAAAGGTAATCTCAGTGCTTGGAATATTGAATTAAAACGTTTGAAACGTAAAAATGTACCAACGTTATCCTACCATAATGCTTTCCTAAGAGGACATCTGATGAGCGTTAGTTTGGTTGTGTTAGCGTATTCTCTTGGCGGAATGCCAGGAATGTTCTTTTATATCGTTTCTGGATTATTTGGAAAAAGTCTTCTGGAAATTGTAAATTACATGGAACATTATGGAATGGTTCGATTGCCAGAAGAACCAGTACAACCAAGGCACTCTTGGAATACAAACAAACGAATTAGTTCCTGGACGATGTTTAATCTAACGCGACATTCTCACCACCACGCGCAAGGAGAAGTTCCTTACCAAGATTTAAAACCATATCCTAATGCACCTATGATGATCAGTGGGTATTTGACAACAATTGTGATTGCACTCATACCACCTTTATGGCATTATCTGATGATTCCAAAAGTTAAGGAATGGGACCAAAAGTTTGCAAGCCAAGAAGAATTGGAACTTGTAAAAATCGCCAATCGTACAAGTGGAATCTCAGAGTTTGTAAACTCCAATCGCAATCAATCACCCTTGCAATCAAAAGGATAA
- a CDS encoding TetR/AcrR family transcriptional regulator, which produces MPKIVDHNLYRIELLSKSLPIFVSKGVASVSMRELAKELGVSTGTLYHYFPTKEALFSSMVKHLVMTDAEAIQKLSEETTSIIDIMNFVSGKEGHFLNLMLLAVDIKRQHSESKELVQLLEDSFVAYESALNRFFPKETEGKGGKAFFAFFVGVLFLKSKGDEHTPWIDLFEGLRYVGDLLTWDSKQS; this is translated from the coding sequence ATGCCAAAGATTGTAGATCATAATTTGTATCGAATAGAGTTACTTTCTAAATCCCTACCAATCTTTGTCTCCAAAGGGGTAGCCTCTGTTTCGATGAGAGAACTTGCTAAAGAACTAGGAGTTTCAACTGGTACCTTATATCATTATTTCCCAACAAAAGAAGCTTTGTTTTCTTCAATGGTAAAACATCTAGTGATGACAGATGCAGAAGCAATCCAAAAGTTATCAGAAGAAACAACGAGTATCATTGACATCATGAATTTTGTTTCAGGAAAAGAAGGACATTTTTTGAATTTGATGTTACTCGCAGTTGATATCAAAAGACAACATTCAGAATCTAAAGAACTGGTACAATTATTAGAAGATTCTTTTGTTGCTTATGAAAGTGCACTCAATCGATTTTTTCCAAAAGAAACAGAAGGGAAGGGTGGTAAAGCCTTCTTTGCTTTTTTTGTTGGAGTTCTATTCTTAAAATCCAAGGGAGATGAACACACTCCTTGGATTGATTTGTTTGAAGGATTAAGGTATGTAGGTGATTTACTCACTTGGGATTCCAAACAATCGTAA
- a CDS encoding NADP-dependent isocitrate dehydrogenase has product MPTTIKQSNSNLSEENEEAIVTLIEGDGIGPEIIQQTIRILNEAKSGLQFEKVDAGSSVYLSGILSGIAENAWDTIRKYPTILKGPITTPRGKGYKSLNVTIRKTLGLYANVRPAKTYDPFIATNHPNTDIVIIRENEEDTYAGIEHRQTREVTQCLKLITVPGTEKIVRYAFEFARSNGRKKITCMVKDNIMKITDGLFANIFQTIAKEYPEIEAESMIIDIGAALLANRPQKFDVILAPNLYGDILSDIAAEVTGSVGMCGSANIGDFVSMFEAVHGSAPDIAGKNIANPTAVIKATVMMLTHLGKTEKAKLIRNAVLKTIEDGYRTADVFQNQKNTTLVGTKEYTDAIIDRLGKNPEVLSASELVKPKSFTLSLPTQNEKKELVGVDIFLDIPNDRDPNVLGKNIEVITENFLHLKMITNRGVKVYPKGQKETFLTDHFRCRFISPNGGKIQHKDITAVLTLLESKGYDYIKTENLYEFDGVPGYSLGQGE; this is encoded by the coding sequence ATGCCTACAACCATTAAACAATCAAATTCAAACCTATCAGAAGAGAACGAGGAAGCTATTGTCACTCTGATAGAAGGAGATGGAATAGGACCTGAGATCATCCAACAAACGATCCGCATTTTAAATGAAGCTAAATCTGGATTACAGTTTGAAAAGGTAGATGCTGGCTCTTCAGTTTATTTATCTGGTATCCTCTCTGGGATTGCTGAAAATGCTTGGGATACAATTCGAAAATACCCAACCATATTAAAAGGTCCGATCACCACTCCCAGAGGGAAAGGATACAAAAGTTTAAATGTTACCATTCGTAAAACATTGGGGTTATATGCGAATGTTAGACCTGCAAAAACATATGATCCTTTCATTGCAACGAATCATCCCAATACCGATATCGTCATCATTCGAGAAAATGAAGAAGATACGTATGCAGGAATTGAACACCGCCAAACACGTGAGGTTACTCAATGTTTGAAACTAATTACTGTTCCAGGGACTGAGAAAATTGTGCGTTATGCATTTGAATTCGCAAGATCTAATGGAAGAAAAAAGATCACTTGTATGGTAAAAGACAACATCATGAAAATTACAGATGGATTGTTTGCCAATATCTTCCAAACAATTGCGAAAGAATACCCTGAAATTGAAGCGGAAAGTATGATCATTGATATTGGTGCAGCATTACTCGCCAATCGACCTCAAAAATTTGACGTGATCCTTGCTCCAAATTTGTACGGTGATATCCTTTCTGATATAGCGGCAGAGGTCACAGGTTCTGTTGGTATGTGCGGATCTGCAAACATCGGTGACTTTGTTTCAATGTTCGAAGCTGTCCATGGAAGTGCTCCCGATATCGCTGGTAAAAACATTGCTAATCCAACAGCCGTGATTAAAGCAACTGTGATGATGTTAACACATCTAGGCAAAACAGAAAAAGCAAAACTCATTAGGAATGCTGTTTTAAAAACCATTGAGGATGGTTATCGAACTGCTGATGTATTTCAAAATCAAAAGAATACAACACTTGTTGGAACTAAAGAGTATACAGACGCAATCATTGATCGACTTGGAAAAAACCCGGAGGTACTTTCGGCAAGTGAACTTGTTAAACCTAAATCTTTTACGCTCAGTTTACCAACTCAGAATGAAAAAAAAGAATTAGTTGGCGTTGATATTTTTTTAGATATACCGAATGATCGTGATCCAAATGTTTTAGGTAAAAATATTGAGGTTATCACCGAAAACTTCTTACACTTAAAAATGATTACAAACAGAGGAGTAAAAGTATATCCAAAAGGACAAAAGGAAACGTTTTTAACAGATCATTTCCGATGCCGATTTATCTCACCTAACGGTGGGAAAATCCAACACAAAGATATTACAGCCGTACTAACCTTACTCGAATCAAAGGGATATGATTATATCAAAACAGAAAATCTGTATGAATTTGATGGAGTACCTGGATATTCCTTAGGACAAGGAGAATAG